The Synchiropus splendidus isolate RoL2022-P1 chromosome 1, RoL_Sspl_1.0, whole genome shotgun sequence genome includes a window with the following:
- the sema4gb gene encoding semaphorin-4G isoform X1 encodes MEGLISIQPLLLLTILACGLQLWAFPFSPSLDLDVTPRTTVFSKGLLGSSRFSSSSQNYSTLLLEDQAGLLYAGGRGALFALNTTNISSSANPRIEWDASSEQKKQCLNKGRDNQTECHNHIRFLQRYNETHLYACGTNAFRPQCAYIDAERFNFSSGFEDGKDRCPYDPAKGYTGLLVDGEMFTASQYEFRSSPDVRRNFPFPTLRTEEAPTRWLLEADFVGSVLLKESINSSIGDDDKIYFFFTEKSQEQVAYPSQTKVSRIARVCKTDWGGQRTLQRKWTSFLKARMVCSVPEYELHLNVLRSVFVQRGRDAQSSIIYGVFGLEWKNIKASAICQYSFSDVQKAFDGPYMEVQDGKWREYTGKVPEPRPGSCITDLHRSQGINSSRDLPDIVLTFARRHPLMATQVLPIGLRPLMFKRSVNYVKIAVHKQLALDGNTYTVLFLGTDEGWLHRAVDIEGEMHIIEELQLFDKPQPIESMVISNSLGTIYVGSDSAIVQVPMCACQRYASCYDCILARDPFCAWDGTACVETSSFRNISNLIQDIRTGSKGCKENSRTAVHRRRSVMSGDDVLLQCELHSNLATPRWTLNGRELPGYDLNSGYRVGTDGLLIIGARSQQSGSYRCFAVENSVSVLVYLYTVRVHTDTYFPVENTDTMTPSTAASPTTAPSTTPPDSPVTSHPVPLTPGLQLQTFRHMEAVYISLVAVLGGLCLVLSVVLLYVSFCTRRNSQSRKYSHQGLTVLGEPERKRSSHFEMKTITNHCNGRQGRRSISVPTFGDMSDGFLQIIPGDGQLSPSKTPPPAPPLPMPPPLPNLDYTNGLSATLPSVLRKMNGNSYVLLRQADPEGMSPLYHSFTEELNRILEQRKHTQLDLKPDESSI; translated from the exons GTCTTCTGGGCAGTTCTCgcttcagcagctcctcacaGAACTACAGcacgctgctgctggaggaccaGGCCGGACTGTTGTAtgctggaggacgaggagctTTGTTTGCCCTCAACACCACAAATATTTCAAGTTCTGCTAACCCCAGA ATTGAATGGGACGCATCTTCCGAGCAGAAGAAACAGTGTTTGAACAAAGGAAGAGACAACCAG ACAGAATGCCACAATCACATACGCTTCCTGCAGCGCTACAATGAAACCCACCTGTATGCCTGCGGCACAAACGCGTTCCGACCGCAATGTGCTTATATT gatGCAGAGCGGTTCAACTTCTCATCTGGGTTTGAAGATGGAAAAGACAGATGTCCGTACGACCCGGCCAAAGGATACACGGGTCTGCTTGTAG ATGGGGAGATGTTCACAGCCTCTCAGTACGAGTTCCGCAGCTCTCCAGACGTGCGCAGGAACTTCCCTTTCCCTACTCTCAGGACAGAGGAGGCTCCCACCAGATGGCTTCTGG AGGCAGATTTTGTGGGCTCCGTGCTGCTGAAGGAAAGCATTAACAGCTCGATTGGAGATGATGATAAGATCTACTTCTTCTTCACTGAGAAAAGTCAGGAGCAAGTCGCCTACCCAAGCCAGACCAAAGTGTCCAGGATTGCTCGTGTCTGCAag acggACTGGGGTGGTCAGAGGACTCTGCAGAGAAAGTGGACCTCCTTCCTAAAGGCCAGGATGGTTTGTTCGGTTCCAGAATATGAGCTGCACCTCAATGTCCTTCGGAGCGTGTTTGTCCAGCGGGGACGTGATGCCCAAAGCAGCATCATATATGGTGTCTTTGGTCTGGAATG GAAGAATATCAAAGCCTCAGCCATCTGCCAGTATTCTTTCTCTGATGTGCAAAAGGCTTTTGACGGTCCATACATGGAAGTACAGGACGGCAAGTGGAGGGAGTACACAGGGAAGGTTCCAGAGCCAAGACCTGGATCT TGTATCACAGATCTGCACCGGTCACAGGGCATCAATTCATCGCGAGACCTCCCTGACATTGTCCTGACCTTCGCCCGGCGACACCCTCTTATGGCCACTCAGGTGCTGCCCATTGGATTGCGGCCTCTGATGTTTAAAAGAAGTGTCAACTATGTGAAAATCGCTGTGCACAAGCAACTGGCACTTGATGGAAACACCTACACTGTTCTGTTTCTGGGAACTG ATGAAGGCTGGCTGCACAGAGCAGTGGACATTGAAGGAGAAATGCACATAATTGAAGAGCTGCAGTTGTTTGACAAACCTCAACCCATCGAGAGCATGGTCATTTCCAACAGTCTG GGCACCATCTATGTGGGCTCAGACTCCGCCATTGTCCAAGTACCTATGTGTGCGTGCCAGAGATACGCTTCCTGTTACGACTGCATCCTTGCCAGAGACCCATTTTGTGCTTGGGACGGAACCGCATGCGTTGAAACGTCTTCGTTCAGAAACAT ATCTAATCTTATCCAGGACATCAGGACAGGGAGCAAAGGCTGCAAGGAGAACTCCAGAACAG CTGTTCATCGGAGGCGCTCGGTTATGTCGGGGGATGACGTGCTATTGCAGTGTGAGCTTCACTCCAACCTGGCAACACCACGCTGGACGCTAAATGGCAGAGAGCTCCCGGGGTACGACCTGAATTCTGGCTACCGTGTTGGCACAGATGGGCTACTTATTATCGGGGCTCggtcacagcagagtgggtctTATCGTTGCTTCGCTGTGGAGAACTCTGTGTCTGTCCTGGTCTATCTGTACACGGTGCGAGTGCACACAGATACCTACTTTCCCGTAGAGAACACTGATACAATGACACCCTCCACGGCAGCGAGTCCAACTACTGCTCCCTCAACCACCCCTCCAGATAGCCCAGTGACCTCACATCCAGTCCCACTGACTCCAGGACTTCAGCTCCAGACCTTCAGGCACATGGAGGCGGTGTACATCTCCTTGGTGGCAGTACTTGGAGGTCTCTGTTTGGTTTTGTCCGTGGTCTTGCTTTACGTAAGCTTCTGCACCAGGCGGAACTCTCAGTCCAGAAAATACTCCCATCAGGGGCTGACAGTCCTGGGGGAGCCTGAAAGAAAGCGAAGTTCCCATTTTGAGATGAAAACTATCACTAACCACTGTAACGGTCGGCAGGGTCGGCGGTCCATCTCAGTGCCAACATTTGGTGACATGAGTGATGGTTTTCTTCAAATTATACCGGGTGATGGGCAGCTGTCTCCAAGTAAGACCCCGccccctgctcctcctctcccaATGCCTCCTCCCCTGCCCAACCTGGACTACACCAACGGGCTGTCAGCCACTCTGCCCAGCGTACTAAGGAAGATGAACGGCAACAGCTATGTGCTGCTAAGGCAGGCCGACCCTGAAGGCATGTCTCCCCTCTACCATTCCTTCACAGAGGAGCTCAACCGCATcctggagcagaggaagcaCACACAGCTGGACCTCAAACCGGATGAGAGCTCCATCTAG
- the sema4gb gene encoding semaphorin-4G isoform X5, with the protein MEGLISIQPLLLLTILACGLQLWAFPFSPSLDLDVTPRTTVFSKGLLGSSRFSSSSQNYSTLLLEDQAGLLYAGGRGALFALNTTNISSSANPRIEWDASSEQKKQCLNKGRDNQTECHNHIRFLQRYNETHLYACGTNAFRPQCAYIDAERFNFSSGFEDGKDRCPYDPAKGYTGLLVDGEMFTASQYEFRSSPDVRRNFPFPTLRTEEAPTRWLLEADFVGSVLLKESINSSIGDDDKIYFFFTEKSQEQVAYPSQTKVSRIARVCKTDWGGQRTLQRKWTSFLKARMVCSVPEYELHLNVLRSVFVQRGRDAQSSIIYGVFGLEWKNIKASAICQYSFSDVQKAFDGPYMEVQDGKWREYTGKVPEPRPGSCITDLHRSQGINSSRDLPDIVLTFARRHPLMATQVLPIGLRPLMFKRSVNYVKIAVHKQLALDGNTYTVLFLGTDEGWLHRAVDIEGEMHIIEELQLFDKPQPIESMVISNSLGTIYVGSDSAIVQVPMCACQRYASCYDCILARDPFCAWDGTACVETSSFRNISNLIQDIRTGSKGCKENSRTAVHRRRSVMSGDDVLLQCELHSNLATPRWTLNGRELPGKPIF; encoded by the exons GTCTTCTGGGCAGTTCTCgcttcagcagctcctcacaGAACTACAGcacgctgctgctggaggaccaGGCCGGACTGTTGTAtgctggaggacgaggagctTTGTTTGCCCTCAACACCACAAATATTTCAAGTTCTGCTAACCCCAGA ATTGAATGGGACGCATCTTCCGAGCAGAAGAAACAGTGTTTGAACAAAGGAAGAGACAACCAG ACAGAATGCCACAATCACATACGCTTCCTGCAGCGCTACAATGAAACCCACCTGTATGCCTGCGGCACAAACGCGTTCCGACCGCAATGTGCTTATATT gatGCAGAGCGGTTCAACTTCTCATCTGGGTTTGAAGATGGAAAAGACAGATGTCCGTACGACCCGGCCAAAGGATACACGGGTCTGCTTGTAG ATGGGGAGATGTTCACAGCCTCTCAGTACGAGTTCCGCAGCTCTCCAGACGTGCGCAGGAACTTCCCTTTCCCTACTCTCAGGACAGAGGAGGCTCCCACCAGATGGCTTCTGG AGGCAGATTTTGTGGGCTCCGTGCTGCTGAAGGAAAGCATTAACAGCTCGATTGGAGATGATGATAAGATCTACTTCTTCTTCACTGAGAAAAGTCAGGAGCAAGTCGCCTACCCAAGCCAGACCAAAGTGTCCAGGATTGCTCGTGTCTGCAag acggACTGGGGTGGTCAGAGGACTCTGCAGAGAAAGTGGACCTCCTTCCTAAAGGCCAGGATGGTTTGTTCGGTTCCAGAATATGAGCTGCACCTCAATGTCCTTCGGAGCGTGTTTGTCCAGCGGGGACGTGATGCCCAAAGCAGCATCATATATGGTGTCTTTGGTCTGGAATG GAAGAATATCAAAGCCTCAGCCATCTGCCAGTATTCTTTCTCTGATGTGCAAAAGGCTTTTGACGGTCCATACATGGAAGTACAGGACGGCAAGTGGAGGGAGTACACAGGGAAGGTTCCAGAGCCAAGACCTGGATCT TGTATCACAGATCTGCACCGGTCACAGGGCATCAATTCATCGCGAGACCTCCCTGACATTGTCCTGACCTTCGCCCGGCGACACCCTCTTATGGCCACTCAGGTGCTGCCCATTGGATTGCGGCCTCTGATGTTTAAAAGAAGTGTCAACTATGTGAAAATCGCTGTGCACAAGCAACTGGCACTTGATGGAAACACCTACACTGTTCTGTTTCTGGGAACTG ATGAAGGCTGGCTGCACAGAGCAGTGGACATTGAAGGAGAAATGCACATAATTGAAGAGCTGCAGTTGTTTGACAAACCTCAACCCATCGAGAGCATGGTCATTTCCAACAGTCTG GGCACCATCTATGTGGGCTCAGACTCCGCCATTGTCCAAGTACCTATGTGTGCGTGCCAGAGATACGCTTCCTGTTACGACTGCATCCTTGCCAGAGACCCATTTTGTGCTTGGGACGGAACCGCATGCGTTGAAACGTCTTCGTTCAGAAACAT ATCTAATCTTATCCAGGACATCAGGACAGGGAGCAAAGGCTGCAAGGAGAACTCCAGAACAG CTGTTCATCGGAGGCGCTCGGTTATGTCGGGGGATGACGTGCTATTGCAGTGTGAGCTTCACTCCAACCTGGCAACACCACGCTGGACGCTAAATGGCAGAGAGCTCCCGGG AAAACCTATATTTTGA
- the sema4gb gene encoding semaphorin-4G isoform X2, translated as MGRIFRAEETVFEQRKRQPECHNHIRFLQRYNETHLYACGTNAFRPQCAYIDAERFNFSSGFEDGKDRCPYDPAKGYTGLLVDGEMFTASQYEFRSSPDVRRNFPFPTLRTEEAPTRWLLEADFVGSVLLKESINSSIGDDDKIYFFFTEKSQEQVAYPSQTKVSRIARVCKTDWGGQRTLQRKWTSFLKARMVCSVPEYELHLNVLRSVFVQRGRDAQSSIIYGVFGLEWKNIKASAICQYSFSDVQKAFDGPYMEVQDGKWREYTGKVPEPRPGSCITDLHRSQGINSSRDLPDIVLTFARRHPLMATQVLPIGLRPLMFKRSVNYVKIAVHKQLALDGNTYTVLFLGTDEGWLHRAVDIEGEMHIIEELQLFDKPQPIESMVISNSLGTIYVGSDSAIVQVPMCACQRYASCYDCILARDPFCAWDGTACVETSSFRNISNLIQDIRTGSKGCKENSRTAVHRRRSVMSGDDVLLQCELHSNLATPRWTLNGRELPGYDLNSGYRVGTDGLLIIGARSQQSGSYRCFAVENSVSVLVYLYTVRVHTDTYFPVENTDTMTPSTAASPTTAPSTTPPDSPVTSHPVPLTPGLQLQTFRHMEAVYISLVAVLGGLCLVLSVVLLYVSFCTRRNSQSRKYSHQGLTVLGEPERKRSSHFEMKTITNHCNGRQGRRSISVPTFGDMSDGFLQIIPGDGQLSPSKTPPPAPPLPMPPPLPNLDYTNGLSATLPSVLRKMNGNSYVLLRQADPEGMSPLYHSFTEELNRILEQRKHTQLDLKPDESSI; from the exons ATGGGACGCATCTTCCGAGCAGAAGAAACAGTGTTTGAACAAAGGAAGAGACAACCAG AATGCCACAATCACATACGCTTCCTGCAGCGCTACAATGAAACCCACCTGTATGCCTGCGGCACAAACGCGTTCCGACCGCAATGTGCTTATATT gatGCAGAGCGGTTCAACTTCTCATCTGGGTTTGAAGATGGAAAAGACAGATGTCCGTACGACCCGGCCAAAGGATACACGGGTCTGCTTGTAG ATGGGGAGATGTTCACAGCCTCTCAGTACGAGTTCCGCAGCTCTCCAGACGTGCGCAGGAACTTCCCTTTCCCTACTCTCAGGACAGAGGAGGCTCCCACCAGATGGCTTCTGG AGGCAGATTTTGTGGGCTCCGTGCTGCTGAAGGAAAGCATTAACAGCTCGATTGGAGATGATGATAAGATCTACTTCTTCTTCACTGAGAAAAGTCAGGAGCAAGTCGCCTACCCAAGCCAGACCAAAGTGTCCAGGATTGCTCGTGTCTGCAag acggACTGGGGTGGTCAGAGGACTCTGCAGAGAAAGTGGACCTCCTTCCTAAAGGCCAGGATGGTTTGTTCGGTTCCAGAATATGAGCTGCACCTCAATGTCCTTCGGAGCGTGTTTGTCCAGCGGGGACGTGATGCCCAAAGCAGCATCATATATGGTGTCTTTGGTCTGGAATG GAAGAATATCAAAGCCTCAGCCATCTGCCAGTATTCTTTCTCTGATGTGCAAAAGGCTTTTGACGGTCCATACATGGAAGTACAGGACGGCAAGTGGAGGGAGTACACAGGGAAGGTTCCAGAGCCAAGACCTGGATCT TGTATCACAGATCTGCACCGGTCACAGGGCATCAATTCATCGCGAGACCTCCCTGACATTGTCCTGACCTTCGCCCGGCGACACCCTCTTATGGCCACTCAGGTGCTGCCCATTGGATTGCGGCCTCTGATGTTTAAAAGAAGTGTCAACTATGTGAAAATCGCTGTGCACAAGCAACTGGCACTTGATGGAAACACCTACACTGTTCTGTTTCTGGGAACTG ATGAAGGCTGGCTGCACAGAGCAGTGGACATTGAAGGAGAAATGCACATAATTGAAGAGCTGCAGTTGTTTGACAAACCTCAACCCATCGAGAGCATGGTCATTTCCAACAGTCTG GGCACCATCTATGTGGGCTCAGACTCCGCCATTGTCCAAGTACCTATGTGTGCGTGCCAGAGATACGCTTCCTGTTACGACTGCATCCTTGCCAGAGACCCATTTTGTGCTTGGGACGGAACCGCATGCGTTGAAACGTCTTCGTTCAGAAACAT ATCTAATCTTATCCAGGACATCAGGACAGGGAGCAAAGGCTGCAAGGAGAACTCCAGAACAG CTGTTCATCGGAGGCGCTCGGTTATGTCGGGGGATGACGTGCTATTGCAGTGTGAGCTTCACTCCAACCTGGCAACACCACGCTGGACGCTAAATGGCAGAGAGCTCCCGGGGTACGACCTGAATTCTGGCTACCGTGTTGGCACAGATGGGCTACTTATTATCGGGGCTCggtcacagcagagtgggtctTATCGTTGCTTCGCTGTGGAGAACTCTGTGTCTGTCCTGGTCTATCTGTACACGGTGCGAGTGCACACAGATACCTACTTTCCCGTAGAGAACACTGATACAATGACACCCTCCACGGCAGCGAGTCCAACTACTGCTCCCTCAACCACCCCTCCAGATAGCCCAGTGACCTCACATCCAGTCCCACTGACTCCAGGACTTCAGCTCCAGACCTTCAGGCACATGGAGGCGGTGTACATCTCCTTGGTGGCAGTACTTGGAGGTCTCTGTTTGGTTTTGTCCGTGGTCTTGCTTTACGTAAGCTTCTGCACCAGGCGGAACTCTCAGTCCAGAAAATACTCCCATCAGGGGCTGACAGTCCTGGGGGAGCCTGAAAGAAAGCGAAGTTCCCATTTTGAGATGAAAACTATCACTAACCACTGTAACGGTCGGCAGGGTCGGCGGTCCATCTCAGTGCCAACATTTGGTGACATGAGTGATGGTTTTCTTCAAATTATACCGGGTGATGGGCAGCTGTCTCCAAGTAAGACCCCGccccctgctcctcctctcccaATGCCTCCTCCCCTGCCCAACCTGGACTACACCAACGGGCTGTCAGCCACTCTGCCCAGCGTACTAAGGAAGATGAACGGCAACAGCTATGTGCTGCTAAGGCAGGCCGACCCTGAAGGCATGTCTCCCCTCTACCATTCCTTCACAGAGGAGCTCAACCGCATcctggagcagaggaagcaCACACAGCTGGACCTCAAACCGGATGAGAGCTCCATCTAG
- the sema4gb gene encoding semaphorin-4G isoform X3 produces MSVRPGQRIHGSAYGEMFTASQYEFRSSPDVRRNFPFPTLRTEEAPTRWLLEADFVGSVLLKESINSSIGDDDKIYFFFTEKSQEQVAYPSQTKVSRIARVCKTDWGGQRTLQRKWTSFLKARMVCSVPEYELHLNVLRSVFVQRGRDAQSSIIYGVFGLEWKNIKASAICQYSFSDVQKAFDGPYMEVQDGKWREYTGKVPEPRPGSCITDLHRSQGINSSRDLPDIVLTFARRHPLMATQVLPIGLRPLMFKRSVNYVKIAVHKQLALDGNTYTVLFLGTDEGWLHRAVDIEGEMHIIEELQLFDKPQPIESMVISNSLGTIYVGSDSAIVQVPMCACQRYASCYDCILARDPFCAWDGTACVETSSFRNISNLIQDIRTGSKGCKENSRTAVHRRRSVMSGDDVLLQCELHSNLATPRWTLNGRELPGYDLNSGYRVGTDGLLIIGARSQQSGSYRCFAVENSVSVLVYLYTVRVHTDTYFPVENTDTMTPSTAASPTTAPSTTPPDSPVTSHPVPLTPGLQLQTFRHMEAVYISLVAVLGGLCLVLSVVLLYVSFCTRRNSQSRKYSHQGLTVLGEPERKRSSHFEMKTITNHCNGRQGRRSISVPTFGDMSDGFLQIIPGDGQLSPSKTPPPAPPLPMPPPLPNLDYTNGLSATLPSVLRKMNGNSYVLLRQADPEGMSPLYHSFTEELNRILEQRKHTQLDLKPDESSI; encoded by the exons ATGTCCGTACGACCCGGCCAAAGGATACACGGGTCTGCTT ATGGGGAGATGTTCACAGCCTCTCAGTACGAGTTCCGCAGCTCTCCAGACGTGCGCAGGAACTTCCCTTTCCCTACTCTCAGGACAGAGGAGGCTCCCACCAGATGGCTTCTGG AGGCAGATTTTGTGGGCTCCGTGCTGCTGAAGGAAAGCATTAACAGCTCGATTGGAGATGATGATAAGATCTACTTCTTCTTCACTGAGAAAAGTCAGGAGCAAGTCGCCTACCCAAGCCAGACCAAAGTGTCCAGGATTGCTCGTGTCTGCAag acggACTGGGGTGGTCAGAGGACTCTGCAGAGAAAGTGGACCTCCTTCCTAAAGGCCAGGATGGTTTGTTCGGTTCCAGAATATGAGCTGCACCTCAATGTCCTTCGGAGCGTGTTTGTCCAGCGGGGACGTGATGCCCAAAGCAGCATCATATATGGTGTCTTTGGTCTGGAATG GAAGAATATCAAAGCCTCAGCCATCTGCCAGTATTCTTTCTCTGATGTGCAAAAGGCTTTTGACGGTCCATACATGGAAGTACAGGACGGCAAGTGGAGGGAGTACACAGGGAAGGTTCCAGAGCCAAGACCTGGATCT TGTATCACAGATCTGCACCGGTCACAGGGCATCAATTCATCGCGAGACCTCCCTGACATTGTCCTGACCTTCGCCCGGCGACACCCTCTTATGGCCACTCAGGTGCTGCCCATTGGATTGCGGCCTCTGATGTTTAAAAGAAGTGTCAACTATGTGAAAATCGCTGTGCACAAGCAACTGGCACTTGATGGAAACACCTACACTGTTCTGTTTCTGGGAACTG ATGAAGGCTGGCTGCACAGAGCAGTGGACATTGAAGGAGAAATGCACATAATTGAAGAGCTGCAGTTGTTTGACAAACCTCAACCCATCGAGAGCATGGTCATTTCCAACAGTCTG GGCACCATCTATGTGGGCTCAGACTCCGCCATTGTCCAAGTACCTATGTGTGCGTGCCAGAGATACGCTTCCTGTTACGACTGCATCCTTGCCAGAGACCCATTTTGTGCTTGGGACGGAACCGCATGCGTTGAAACGTCTTCGTTCAGAAACAT ATCTAATCTTATCCAGGACATCAGGACAGGGAGCAAAGGCTGCAAGGAGAACTCCAGAACAG CTGTTCATCGGAGGCGCTCGGTTATGTCGGGGGATGACGTGCTATTGCAGTGTGAGCTTCACTCCAACCTGGCAACACCACGCTGGACGCTAAATGGCAGAGAGCTCCCGGGGTACGACCTGAATTCTGGCTACCGTGTTGGCACAGATGGGCTACTTATTATCGGGGCTCggtcacagcagagtgggtctTATCGTTGCTTCGCTGTGGAGAACTCTGTGTCTGTCCTGGTCTATCTGTACACGGTGCGAGTGCACACAGATACCTACTTTCCCGTAGAGAACACTGATACAATGACACCCTCCACGGCAGCGAGTCCAACTACTGCTCCCTCAACCACCCCTCCAGATAGCCCAGTGACCTCACATCCAGTCCCACTGACTCCAGGACTTCAGCTCCAGACCTTCAGGCACATGGAGGCGGTGTACATCTCCTTGGTGGCAGTACTTGGAGGTCTCTGTTTGGTTTTGTCCGTGGTCTTGCTTTACGTAAGCTTCTGCACCAGGCGGAACTCTCAGTCCAGAAAATACTCCCATCAGGGGCTGACAGTCCTGGGGGAGCCTGAAAGAAAGCGAAGTTCCCATTTTGAGATGAAAACTATCACTAACCACTGTAACGGTCGGCAGGGTCGGCGGTCCATCTCAGTGCCAACATTTGGTGACATGAGTGATGGTTTTCTTCAAATTATACCGGGTGATGGGCAGCTGTCTCCAAGTAAGACCCCGccccctgctcctcctctcccaATGCCTCCTCCCCTGCCCAACCTGGACTACACCAACGGGCTGTCAGCCACTCTGCCCAGCGTACTAAGGAAGATGAACGGCAACAGCTATGTGCTGCTAAGGCAGGCCGACCCTGAAGGCATGTCTCCCCTCTACCATTCCTTCACAGAGGAGCTCAACCGCATcctggagcagaggaagcaCACACAGCTGGACCTCAAACCGGATGAGAGCTCCATCTAG